The Harpia harpyja isolate bHarHar1 chromosome 13, bHarHar1 primary haplotype, whole genome shotgun sequence genome contains a region encoding:
- the ATP6V1B2 gene encoding V-type proton ATPase subunit B, brain isoform gives MAAVRAVRGLVNGAGPGGPREQVAAITRDYVSQPRLTYKTVSGVNGPLVILDQVKFPRYAEIVHLTLPDGTRRSGQVLEVSGSKAVVQVFEGTSGIDAKKTSCEFTGDILRTPVSEDMLGRVFNGSGKPIDRGPIVLAEDFLDIMGQPINPQCRIYPEEMIQTGISAIDGMNSIARGQKIPIFSAAGLPHNEIAAQICRQAGLVKKSKDVMDYSEENFAIVFAAMGVNMETARFFKSDFEENGSMDNVCLFLNLANDPTIERIITPRLALTTAEFLAYQCEKHVLVILTDMSSYAEALREVSAAREEVPGRRGFPGYMYTDLATIYERAGRVEGRNGSITQIPILTMPNDDITHPIPDLTGYITEGQIYVDRQLHNRQIYPPINVLPSLSRLMKSAIGEGMTRKDHADVSNQLYACYAIGKDVQAMKAVVGEEALTSDDLLYLEFLQKFEKNFIAQGPYENRTVYETLDIGWQLLRIFPKEMLKRIPHTTLAEFYPRDSTAKH, from the exons CTTATAAAACTGTATCGGGTGTGAATGGTCCCCTGGTTATCTTGGATCAAGTTAAG TTTCCTAGGTACGCAGAGATTGTCCACTTGACTCTTCCCGATGGCACAAGAAGAAGTGGGCAGGTTCTGGAAGTCAGTGGCTCCAAAGCTGTGGTTCAG GTATTTGAAGGAACTTCAGGTATTGATGCTAAGAAAACGTCTTGTGAATTTACTGGGGATATTCTTCGAACCCCTGTCTCTGAGGATATGCTTG GCAGAGTATTTAATGGATCAGGAAAACCTATAGACAGAGGCCCCATTGTTTTGGCTGAAGACTTCCTTGACATAATGG gTCAGCCAATCAATCCCCAGTGTCGTATCTATCCAGAAGAAATGATTCAGACTGGCATTTCTGCTATAGATGGTATGAACAGTATTGCCAGGGGGCAGAAAATCCCCATATTCTCAGCTGCTGGCTTGCCCCACAATGAG attgCAGCTCAGATATGTCGCCAGGCTGGCTTGGTGAAGAAATCCAAAGATGTGATGGACTACAGTGAAGAAAACTTTGCCATTGTGTTTGCCGCTATGGGT GTGAACATGGAAACTGCTCGGTTCTTCAAGTCGGACTTTGAGGAAAATGGGTCCATGGACAATGTGTGTCTGTTCCTGAATTTGGCCAATGATCCAAC CATTGAACGCATTATCACACCTCGTCTAGCTCTAACAACAGCAGAGTTCTTGGCATATCAGTGTGAGAAGCATGTATTGGTCATTCTGACAGATATGAGCTCCTATGCTGAAGCTCTGCGAGAG GTTTCAGCAGCTAGAGAGGAAGTGCCTGGCCGTCGTGGTTTCCCAGGCTACATGTACACTGACTTGGCTACTATATATGAGCGTGCTGGGCGTGTGGAAGGCAGAAATGGTTCCATTACTCAGATTCCTATTCTTACCATGCCCAATGATG ATATTACTCATCCTATCCCTGACTTGACTGGGTACATCACTGAGGGACAAATCTATGTGGATAGGCAGCTGCATAACAGACAG ATTTACCCGCCTATTAATGTCTTGCCCTCCTTGTCTCGACTGATGAAGTCAGCTATTGGAGAGGGTATGACCAGGAAGGATCATGCAGATGTATCCAACCAACTG TATGCCTGCTATGCTATTGGAAAGGATGTACAGGCTATGAAGGCTGTAGTTGGTGAGGAAGCTCTTACCTCAGATGATCTTCTTTACCTGGAGTTTCTGCAGAAGTTTGAGAAGAACTTCATTGCTCAGG GTCCTTATGAAAATCGCACTGTTTATGAGACCTTGGACATTGGATGGCAGCTTTTGCGAATCTTCCCCAAGGAGATGTTGAAGAGAATTCCTCACACAACACTGGCTGAATTCTACCCTCGAGATTCAACTGCAAAACACTAG
- the LZTS1 gene encoding leucine zipper putative tumor suppressor 1, producing the protein MGSVSSLISGHSFHSKHCRASQYKLRKSSHLKKLNRYSDGLLRFGFSQDSSHKSSSKSSKNEDFFYIKVSQKSHGSHRADYTSLAGGELGSQAGTSGMDFGTPTPQKLMPFPSQLEVGAEKPAARPTAFKPVLPRSGAILHSSPENGGHLSQQLHPPDKAKEQELKPVLFSGGLSDSGRNSMSSLPTHSTSSSYQLDPLVTPMGPISRFGGSAHNILQCAIIQDSNMMSLKAMSFSDGGNKILNPGKAPHHHAAEKTTCIRSPISTDESTIQELEQKLLEREGELQELQSSFEEKEVSSCQAYEEKQRRCKEEMEGLKQKCNSKLKQTSQKTQRTQQVLHLQVFQLQQEKKQLREELENLMKEQNLLETKLRSYEKEKTSFAPALEETQWEVCQKSGEISLLKQQLKESQTELNTKTTEILSLKAQLKEVKVKMEGLEMKTQDLEGSLRTKAMELEVCENELQRKKNESELLREKVNLLEQEIVDLRTELAVLKEQLSEAREVARPCAMVDDAQALQGEVERLRAELKAERDNNEQMTSGFQHERQTWKEEKEKVIHYQKQLQQSYLHMYKRNQNLEKMLQQLATGEDGKEPIELDIPGADVPYEDIIATEI; encoded by the exons ATGGGCAGCGTCAGTAGCCTCATCTCCGGCCACAGCTTCCACAGCAAGCACTGCCGAGCCTCCCAGTACAAGCTCCGCAAGTCGTCCCATCTGAAAAAGCTCAACAGGTACTCGGACGGGCTGCTCCGCTTCGGCTTCTCCCAGGACTCCAGCCACAAGTCCAGCTCCAAAAGCAGCAAGAATGAGGACTTCTTTTACATCAAGGTCAGCCAGAAATCTCACGGCTCCCACCGAGCGGACTATACCTCGCTTGCCGGCGGGGAGCTGGGCAGCCAAGCCGGGACGAGCGGCATGGATTTCGGGACGCCCACGCCGCAGAAGCTGATGCCCTTTCCCAGTCAGCTGGAAGTG ggcgcGGAGAAGCCGGCTGCACGACCGACCGCCTTCAAGCCGGTGCTGCCCCGGTCCGGCGCCATCCTCCACTCCTCCCCAGAGAACGGGGGTcacctctcccagcagctgcacCCCCCGGACAAAGCCAAGGAGCAGGAGCTGAAGCCGGTGCTGTTCTCTGGGGGTCTGTCCGACTCCGGCAGGAACTCCATGTCCAGCCTCCCCACccacagcaccagcagcagctacCAGCTCGACCCCCTGGTCACACCCATGGGACCCATCAGCCGCTTTGGGGGCTCAGCCCACAACATCTTGCAGTGCGCCATCATCCAGGACAGCAACATGATGAGCCTCAAGGCCATGTCCTTCTCCGATGGGGGCAACAAGATCCTCAACCCCGGCAAAGCCCCCCACCACCACGCTGCTGAGAAGACCACTTGCATCCGTTCGCCCATCTCCACGGATGAGTCCACCatccaggagctggagcagaagctgctagagagggagggagagctgcaggagctTCAGTCGAGCTTCGAGGAGAAGGAAGTCAGCTCCTGCCAGGCTTATGAAGAGAAGCAGCGGCGCTGCAAGGAAGAGATGGAGGGCCTCAAGCAGAAATGCAACAGCAAGCTCAAGCAAACCTCCCAGAAAACCCAGCGGACGCAGCAGGTCCTTCACCTCCAGGTgttccagctgcagcaggagaagaaGCAGCTCCGGGAGGAGCTGGAGAACCTCATGAAAGAGCAAAACCTGCTGGAAACTAAGCTGAGGTCCTACGAAAAGGAGAAGACCAGCTTCGCCCCAGCGCTGGAGGAGACCCAGTGGGAG GTGTGCCAGAAGTCGGGGGAGATCTCCctcctgaagcagcagctgaaggagtcCCAGACAGAGCTCAACACCAAGACCACCGAGATCCTCAGCCTGAAGGCTCAGCTGAAGGAGGTGAAGGTGAAGATGGAAGGGCTGGAGATGAAGACCCAGGACCTGGAGGGCTCCCTGCGCACCAAAGCCATGGAGCTGGAGGTGTGTGAGAACGAACTCCAGCGCAAGAAGAACGAGTCCGAGCTGCTGAGGGAGAAGGTGaacctgctggagcaggagattgTAGACCTGCGGACGGAGCTTGCCGTCCTCAAGGAGCAGCTGAGCGAAGCCCGGGAGGTGGCCAGGCCCTGCGCCATGGTGGACGATGCTCAAGCCCTGCAGGGAGAGGTGGAGAGGCTGAGGGCAGAGCTGAAGGCTGAGCGGGACAACAACGAGCAGATGACCTCCGGCTTCCAGCACGAGCGGCAGAcatggaaggaggagaaggagaaggtgatTCACtaccagaagcagctgcagcaaagctACCTGCACATGTACAAGAGGAACCAGAACCTGGAGAAGATGCTCCAGCAGCTCGCCACGGGGGAAGACGGCAAGGAGCCCATCGAGCTGGACATACCCGGCGCCGACGTCCCCTACGAGGACATCATCGCCACCGAGATCTGA